Proteins encoded together in one Campylobacter peloridis LMG 23910 window:
- a CDS encoding twin-arginine translocation signal domain-containing protein: MEANQRRDFLKKSLKIGALGVVAGASVSALAKEDHQEQNVVLGKSTKEEVLYKKTMHWEKYYKIAY, translated from the coding sequence ATGGAGGCTAACCAAAGAAGGGATTTTCTAAAAAAATCTTTGAAAATTGGTGCTTTAGGAGTGGTAGCCGGAGCTAGCGTAAGTGCTTTAGCAAAGGAAGATCATCAAGAGCAAAATGTAGTTTTGGGAAAAAGTACTAAAGAAGAAGTGCTTTATAAAAAAACTATGCATTGGGAAAAATACTACAAAATCGCTTATTAA
- a CDS encoding TorD/DmsD family molecular chaperone — MIQDIDLSRKYFYEFFSKAFNFIDENEFKIWHEQVLILAQSPLDENLNSDFEKLSKCDFVSFKEEQNAVFFDFSYVNVPMSASFYDEGRDDGKMKLQACEIIRKTKFRKKEDCRQSEDEFGFLFAFMASIIEYDLKIAQQLFRFVINPVIDEFIEKLQIHKNSNFYVCIANIMKIFFINERAYLEVQAPVKKEGKSIADEALQRLPYEPRLPTKFSKTNIEELSKL; from the coding sequence ATGATACAAGATATTGATCTTTCACGCAAATATTTCTATGAATTTTTTTCCAAAGCATTTAATTTTATCGATGAAAATGAATTTAAAATTTGGCATGAGCAAGTTTTGATTTTAGCACAAAGTCCTTTGGATGAAAATTTAAATTCTGATTTTGAAAAACTTAGTAAATGTGATTTTGTTAGTTTTAAAGAAGAACAAAACGCTGTTTTTTTTGATTTTTCTTATGTTAATGTTCCTATGAGTGCTTCTTTTTATGATGAAGGCAGAGATGATGGAAAAATGAAACTTCAAGCTTGTGAGATTATTAGAAAAACTAAATTTAGAAAAAAAGAAGATTGCAGACAAAGTGAAGATGAATTTGGATTTTTATTTGCTTTTATGGCAAGTATTATAGAATATGATTTAAAGATAGCACAGCAATTATTTCGTTTTGTGATAAATCCTGTTATAGATGAATTTATTGAAAAATTACAAATTCATAAAAATTCTAATTTTTATGTCTGTATTGCTAATATAATGAAAATTTTCTTTATAAATGAAAGAGCTTATTTAGAAGTGCAAGCTCCAGTTAAAAAAGAAGGAAAAAGCATTGCTGATGAAGCCTTACAAAGACTTCCTTATGAACCAAGACTTCCTACTAAATTTAGCAAAACAAATATAGAAGAACTTAGCAAATTATAA